One segment of Mesoplodon densirostris isolate mMesDen1 chromosome 6, mMesDen1 primary haplotype, whole genome shotgun sequence DNA contains the following:
- the LOC132492531 gene encoding phosphatidylethanolamine-binding protein 1-like encodes MPVDLNKWSGPLSLQEVDERPQHPLQVKNWPTSIVWDGLDPGTLHTLVLTDTDAPIRKDPKHREWHHFLVNNMQDDDLSSGTVLSDYVGSGPPRGTGLHRYAWQVYEHDRPLKCDEPIPSDRPGEESGEFKAANFRRKFELGSLVAGACYQAEWDDYVPKLHEQLSRK; translated from the coding sequence ATGCCGGTGGACCTCAACAAGTGGTCCGGGCCTTTGAGCCTGCAGGAAGTGGACGAGAGGCCACAGCACCCGCTGCAGGTGAAGAACTGGCCCACCAGCATTGTATGGGATGGCCTTGATCCAGGTACATTGCATACCCTTGTCTTGACAGACACGGATGCTCCCATCAGGAAGGATCCCAAACACAGGGAATGGCACCATTTTCTGGTGAACAACATGCAGGACGACGACCTCAGCAGTGGCACGGTGCTCTCCGATTACGTGGGCTCTGGGCCACCCAGGGGCACAGGCCTTCACCGCTACGCCTGGCAGGTCTATGAGCATGACAGGCCACTGAAGTGTGATGAGCCCATTCCCAGCGACCGACCTGGAGAGGAGAGTGGCGAATTCAAGGCAGCGAATTTCCGCAGAAAGTTCGAGCTCGGGTCTCTGGTGGCCGGCGCGTGTTACCAGGCCGAATGGGATGACTATGTGCCCAAACTCCACGAGCAGCTGTCTAGGAAGTAG